CGGGGGAACCCTGATCGCCTCCGACAAGGCCCTCTCGGACCAGGCCGCCAAGGACTTCATGGACGAGATCGCCGCCTCCGGGGCAGTCGACGCCGTCGAACCCGACGCCCGCATGACCGCGGTGCTCTCGCCGAACGACCCGCGCTACAGCGAGCAGTGGGACTTCACCGCCGCGAACGGCATGCGCATCCCCGGCGCGTGGGACGTCTCCACCGGCTCCGGCTCCACGGTCGCCGTGATCGACACCGGCATCACGGCCCACCCCGATCTGGACGCCAATGTGCTCCCCGGCTACGACTTCGTCTCGGATGCCACCGCTGCCCGTGACGGGAACGGCCGGGACGCCAACGCCCAGGACCAGGGTGACTGGTACGCCGCCGGCGAATGCGGCCAGACCGCGGCCTCCAACTCCTCCTGGCACGGCACCCACGTGGCCGGAACGATCGCCGCGGTGACCGGCAACGCCACCGGTGTGGCCGGCGTCGCCCCGAACGCCAAGATCCTCCCGGTCCGGGTCCTGGCCAAGTGCGGCGGCTCGCTCTCCGACATTGCCGACGCCATCATCTGGGCCTCCGGCGGCACCGTCTCCGGCGTCCCCGCCAACGCCAACCCCGCCAAGGTCATCAACATGAGCCTGGGCGGCTCCGGCGCCTGCGGCACCACCTACCAGGCCGCCATCGACGCCGCAGTGTCCCGGGGCACCACCGTGGTGGTGGCGGCGGGCAACAGCAACCAGGATGCCTCCGGTTTTCGACCCGCCAACTGCAACTCGGTGGTGACCGTAGCCGCCAGCAACCCGAGCGGCACCCTCTCCTACTACTCCAACTACGGGGCGACCGTGGACCTCACGGCTCCGGGCGGGGACACCAGCGTCAGCGGCGGCGGCATCCTCTCGACCATCAACACCGGAACCACGACGCCGGGCGGCGCCGGCTACGCCAGCTACCAGGGCACCTCAATGGCGACCCCGCACGTGGCCGGCCTGGTGGCCCTGATGAAGGCCAAGTCCCCCGCCCTCACCCCGGCCCAGGTCGAATCCACGCTCCGCCAGGGCACCCGGGCCATGCCGGGCGGCTGCACCAAGGGCTGCGGCGCCGGGCTCTCCGATGCCACGGCCACGATGGGCCTGCTCGGCGGAACGACGCCGCCGCCGTCGGGCAACCTGCTGCTGAACCCCGGCTTCGAGAGCGGCTCGGCATCGTGGACCTCCGACCACGCGGACACCTTTGAAACCGGAACCGACGCCCGGACCGGCAGCGGCTTCGCCGGCCTGAACGGCTGGGGCCAGGCGACGTCGTACACGCTCGACCAGACCATCTCCGTCCCGTCCGCCGTCGCCGGTTCCTCCCTGTCCTTCTACCTCAAGACGCTGACCGACGAGACCACCACGGCGACGGCCTACGACACCCTGAAGGTCCAGGCCATCAGCGGCGGCGTCACCACGACCCTGGCCACCTACTCGAACCTGAACAAGTCCACCGGCTACGTGCTGAAAACCCTGGACCTGTCCTCGTTCAAGGGCAAGACCGTCACGCTGCGCTTCCTCGGCGTGGAGGACTCCTCGCTCAAGACGTACTTCTTCGTGGACGACACCTCTGTGACGACCTCGTAGCACGCGCCGCACACAACGAATGGGCATGCCCTCGCTCCCCGGGAGGGCATGCCCATTCTTTGCGGTTCCCGCGGCAGGTACGCTGGCGGCATGGGTAAAGGGTGGATCTTCGATGGCCATATTGCAGGCCTGGGAACGGAATCCGGCCTGCGCGCGGTGGTGGGCCTCTGGCAGCGGTCCCCCTTCGGATCCTTCGCTGACGCCATGGTGGAGCTTCCCTCGGGCCACAGGATTCTCTTGGCTCCGACCGCCGAGACCCGTGACTTCATCGCCTCGGTCTACAACTTTGACGAGAGCCTCGTGGTGGATGTGGCGGCGTCGTATCAGGGAGGGCAGCTCACCGTCGACGCCGGTCCCCTCAGCGTGCGGGCCGCCGTCGGAGTTCGCACCCGGCTTGGCGGCGTCGTGCGCCTGGTCCCCCGCGCGGTGGCGGTGCACCCGCTGTGGTTGCGGGCCGTCAGTCCGCTGGCTGCCAGAATCAGCCCCGGAGCCCGCACCGCGGGTGCCGCCAAGGGCGGACGGACGGAGTACTACGGCGTGACGGATCTGCACCACATCGGGGCGGCCCGCGTGAGCTGGGACGGCGCCGACGCCGGGTCACTTGCCGCCGTCCGGCCCGCGGTCACCTTCGGTTTCAGCAGCGTTCCCGCCGCCCCCAGCCTGGCGCGGGTGCGGACCACTGTGACGGCGACCTAGCCCGCGGACACAGCCGCAGGCTTCACCGCGGGGCCCCTCAGACCCCTTCAGCCTCGTCCACGGCCAGCTGGGATTCGAACATCCGGAAGTAGCGGCCGCGCAGGGCCACGAGTTCTTTGTGCGTGCCCTCCTCCACGATCCGGCCGTCCTCCAGCATGTAGACGATGTCCGCCTTCTCGATCGTCGCGAGCCGGTGGCTGATGGCGATGATGGTGCTGCTGCGGTCGGCGAAGAGCCGGGTGAAGATCCGGTGCTCGGCGAGCGCGTCGATCGCCGAAGTCGGCTCGTCCATCACCATAAAGGATGCGTCGCGGTAGAAGTTCCGGGCCATGGCCAGGCGCTGCCACTGGCCGCCGGAGAGGCCGCTGCCCTTGCGTCCGCGCGGATCCTCCATCCAGTTGCTGACGTGGTTGTCCAGCCCGTTGGGCAGTTTGTTGATGAAGTCAAGAGCCTCGGCGTCGGCGGCGGCGCGCCGGATCCGCGCGTCGTCCCGGGGCGCGTCGACGTCGCCGAAGAAGATGTTCTCCGCCGCGGTGGCGAACTCGTATTTCAGGAATTCCTGGCTGAGGACCGCGAGGTGGCGGTGCCAGGACTTCACGTCGACGGCGGCGAGGTCGACGCCGTCGAGCAGCACCTGCCCCGAGTCGGGCCGGTACAGCCCGGCAAGGATCCGGATCAGGGTGGACTTGCCGGCCCCGTTCTCCCCCACCACGGCGATGCGCTGGCCCTGCCGGATGGTCAGCGAGACGCCCTTGATGACCTCCAGTTCGCTGCCGGTGTAGGTGAAGCGGATGTCACGCAGTTCCACGGTCCGCGGCGCCTCGAGCAGGGGCGGGGCGTGCTCGGAGTGCACCGGCAGCGCCATAAAGAGCTCGTAGTCCTTGAGGTTCGCGAGGTCCTCGTCGATCGAACTGAGCGAGGAGACCAGGCTGTTGGCGGTGGACAGGGCGCGGCTGACGATCTGCTGGACGTAGAGGAACTGCCCCACCGGCTGCGCCCGGGCGATGATCTGCCCTACCACCCAGATCAGCGAGACCACCTCGGCGCCATACTGCAGGGCGTCGGCGGCGAGCTGTTTGGGGATGTAGCGTTTCTGGAAGTCCAGCCGCCGCTTCTCGTCCGCGTCACGCAGCCGGGAACGCAGCCCCATCAGGTAGCCGACGATCCCGTAGAGCCGCATCTCGGCGATGTGCTGCGGGCGCAGCAGGTTGGTTTCGATCATCCTGCGTTGCCGGCGCGAATCGACCTGGGTGTTCCAGTGCGCAATCTGTTCGCGGGAGAGTTTGAACTGCAAGTAGACGCTGGGGACGATCGCGACCAGCACGATCACGGCGATCCACCAGCTGACCAGCAGCAGCGCGCCGATCGCCAGGATCACCGAGACCAGCTGGGTGAAGATGGCGGCGATCCGGTCCAGGACACGGGCGTAGGAATCGGAGAAGCGCTTGGCCCGGTCGTAGAGATCCACCGTCTCTTTGTCGTCGTAGCGCCAGAAGTCGAGGGCGAGGAACCGCTCGTACATCAGGTCCCCGACGATCGCGCCGACCCGGAAGCTCATGAGCTGCTGGATGTAGCGGTCCACGCTGCTGAACGCTCCCCAGAAGAGGCCGAGCGCCGCGGTGATGATGACGTAGACGATCGCCTGCCGCCCGGCCTCGGCGTTACCGGCGTAGGCGGCCGCGAGGGCCGTCGTGGTCAGTGCGGCGAAGTAGGTGGTGACGAGCGGCAGCAGCGCCGAAATCAGCGAGCCAACGATTTTCATCACGACGGCGGCCGGCGAGGCACGGAAGCTGACCCGCAGCACTTGCGCCACGGCCCGCGCATAGGGCCGCAGCGCCAGCTTGCGCTTGGGTTCGCGCGCTGGCAGGAGTTCGGACATGCCTCCAGCCTAGTTGCGGGCCGCGGCGCCGGAACGCGAAAGGGCCACGGGACGAATCCCGGGGCCCCTTCGCTTTGGCGGGGTGGGGCCACGCCCGCCGGGTTCCCTGACCGAGCTTGCGAGGTTAGGGGGCGGGGTGGGGACTAGCGCGAACCGTAGTTCGGTGCCTCCACCGTCATCTGGATGTCGTGCGGGTGTGATTCCTTCAGCCCGGCCGGGGTGATCCGGACGAACTTGCCGCGGGCTTTGAGCTCGGTGACGGTCGGCGCGCCGGTGTAGAACATGGTCTGGCGGAGGCCGCCGACCAGCTGGTAGGCCACCGAGGACAGCGGGCCGCGGTAGGCCACGCGCCCTTCGATGCCTTCCGGGATGAGCTTGTCGTCGCCCGAGACGTCGGCCTGGAAGTAGCGGTCCTTGGAGTAGGAGGTGTTCTTGCCGCGGGTCTGCATGGCCCCGAGCGAGCCCATCCCTCGGTAACTCTTGAACTGCTTGCCGTTGACGAAAATCAGGTCCCCCGGGGACTCGTCACAGCCGGCCAGCAGCGAGCCGAGCATGACGGTGTCGGCCCCGGCCACGAGGGCCTTGCCGATGTCGCCGGAGTACTGCAGTCCGCCGTCGGCGATCAGCGGCACGCCGGCCGGGATGGCCGCCTTCGCGGACTCGTAGATGGCGGTGATCTGCGGGACGCCGACGCCGGCCACCACGCGGGTGGTGCAGATGGACCCCGGTCCGACGCCCACCTTGATGCCGTCTGCGCCCGCGTCGATCAGGGCCTGGGCACCCTCGCGGGTGGCGGCCTGGCCGCCGATGATGTCCACGTGTGCGGCGACCGGATCGGACTTCAGCCGGCGGATCATGTCCAGCACGCCCTGCGAGTGGCCGTTGGCGGTGTCGACGAAGAGGGCGTCGACGCCGGCGTCGATCAGGGCCATGGCCCGCTCCCAGCCGTCACCGAAGAAGCCGATGGCCGCACCCACGCGCAGCCGGCCCTCCTCGTCCTTCGTGGCCAGCGGGTACTGCTCGGCCTTGGTGAAGTCCTTTGTGGTGATGAGGCCCTTGAGCCGGCCCTGTTCGTCGACCAGCGGGAGCTTCTCGATCTTGTTGGTGGCCAGCTTGTGCGAGGCTTCTTCGCGGCTGATGCCGACGTGGCCGGTGACCAGCGGCATCTTGGTCATGACGTCGCTGACCAGCCGGATCGGGAAGTCGGATTCCGGCACAAAACGGGTGTCGCGGTTGGTGACGATGCCGAGCAGCCGCATGCCCTCATCCACGACCGGCAGGCCGGAGACCCGGTAGTGCGAGCAGATCTCGTCCAGCTCGGCGAGGGTGGCCTCGGGGCCGATGGTGAGCGGGTTGGTGATCATGCCGGACTCGCTGCGCTTGACCCGGTCAACCTGGTCGGCCTGGTCGGCGATCGACAGGTTGCGGTGCACAACGCCGAGGCCGCCCTGGCGGGCCATGGCGATGGCCATCCGGGACTCGGTGACCGTGTCCATCGCGGCGGACAGCAGCGGGGTGTTCACGGTGATGCGCTTGGAGATCCGCGAGGAGGTGTCAGCTTCTGAAGGGATGACGTTGGTGTGTCCCGGCAGCAGCAGAACGTCGTCGTAGGTCAGGCCGACGATGCCAAAAGGGTCGTGTTCGGGCTGGGTCATGAGTGCGCCTCTTACCTTGGGTTTCTGGGTTCACGGGTAGGGGTTGCAGCAGATGACCAGCCCGTCATTACGGGCGTGGCCTGTGCAGAAGTGTTGTGTAAATACTAGAACCTTGGCGGCGATCCCCATATTCCGGGCCGCCAATGTGAGCAACGGCATCCCGCGGGCGGCGACGCACGCGTCACTTCCAGCCGGTGGCGGCGAGCAACCGCTGCTCGAACATCGGGATCATGCTTTGCACGTACGTCTTGGTGAGGTGGTTGTCGTCCTTGTAGACGTAGACATTCCCGACGACGGCGGGGCAGGTACCGTTGGCGCAGATGAAGTCGCTCATGTCCATCAGGTGCAGCCCTGCGACCTTGCCCCGGTAGGCGTCCAGCGGCGAGGAGGCGGCCAGCGATTCCTGCAGCGGAACGTTGCAGGCCGCGGCATCGGCGCCCTTCTTCTGCACGCACTCGGGCATGTTCATGGTGAACCGGGGGTTGTCGCGCACGCCCACCACCTCCATCCCGGCGTCGGTGAACGGCCGGATGCCCTCAAGGTACTGCGGGACCTCGGTCTCGTACGGGGCGTCCTTGTGCGTGAGCGAGGCGACCGTGAAGACGGCGTCCGGCTTGTGTTCCAGGACGTACCGGGTGCTGGCCCTATTGAAAGCGTTGCAGTCAGCGTCCCGCTCGGGCGATTCCCCGCCGAAGCGGCAGTTGCCCTTGAGCAGGGTGACGACTTCCCAGCCGTGGCTCTTGGCGATGGGGCCCAGCGCGGCCATGTACTGCTGGGCGTGCGAATCGCCGAGCACGACGATCCGCTTGGTCACCTGGTCCGGCTTGCTGTTCTGCAGGCAGCCTGAGAGCAGCGGGTCGCTCGTCATGTTGGCGTCGGTGCAGAGCCCGTCGATATCGGCCCACTCGTTCTTCATGGCGGCCGGGCCGGGAATGATTTTGGCGGCCGGTGTCGGCTTGCCGGCGTTCTCCGGCGCCAGCGCGGCGGCGCCGGGGGTCAAGTCCCGGGGCTGGGCAGCCGCGGCGGCCTCGTCGGCCATCATCTGGCTCTGCCAGACGGTCACCGGGCCGGCCAGCAGGGCGCCGCAGGCGGCGATCACGACGGCGGTGCGCCAGGCCCGGCGCTGAGGCCAGTGCCAATCGCGCAGCGGCTTCTCGACAAAGCGGGTGGTGAGGACGGCCAGCACCACGGAGGCTGCGACAATCGCGAGGCCCTGCATCAGGTCCGGCGCGCTGAGGCCCATCCCGGCCAGCGTCAGCACCAGCAGCGGCCAGTGCCAGAGGTACAGGGCGTAGGAGTTGTCGCCGAGGGCAACCAGCGGACGCCAGGTCAGGAGGCGGTCGACGCCGAAGCGGCTGCCGCTCTGTCCGGCCACGATGATGGCTGCGGCGGCCAGCGTCGGCCACAGCGCGATGAAGCCGGGGAAGGACCGGTCCACGGTCAGCAGCAGCCCGCAGGAGAGCATTGCGGCCAGGCCCGCCCAGCCCAGGATCACGCGCAGCGCCTTGCCCGGTTTCAGGTGCGGCAGCGCCAGGGCCAGCAGCGAGCCGAGGGCGAACTCCCAGAGCCGGGTGCGGGTGTCGAAGTAGGCATAGGCCTGGTTGCTGGCGGTCTGGTCGATCGAGTAGGCCAGCGAGGCGGCGAAGATGGCCCCGAACGCCAGGGCAAGGATCAGCCGGTAGTTCCCCACCCGCCCGCTGAGGTTCGTCCAGCGGCGCAGCGCCCGCTCCAGAACGCGGTGCAGCACGGCGGCCCCGGCGAAGACCAGCGGCCAGAGCAGGAAGACCTGGCCCTGGATGGACAGGGACCAGAAGTGCTGCAGCGGGCTGGCACCGGAGTGGTCCTGGGCGTAGTAGTCGACGGCGGTGTCGGCAAGCAGCCAGTTCTGCCGGTACAGCAGGGATGCCCAGGCCTGGTCGAGGATATCGGGCCAGCGGCTTGCCGGCAGGATGGTCCGGGTGCCGATCAATACCCCGAGCACCACCACAACGACGGCGGGCAGCAGCCGCTTGAGCAGGTGCAGCCAGTGGCTCAGGAGGCGCAGCGGCTTCCCGCTTTCCACCTTCCGGGCGAAGCTCAGGGTCATCAGGAAGGCCGAGATCAGCAGGAAGATGTCCACCCCGCCGGAGACCCGGCCCAGCCACACGTGGTAGGTCACCACCATCAGGACGGCGAGCGCACGCAGGCCCTGCACCTCGGGCCGGTAGCCCGATTTGCGGCGCGCCGGCGACCCCGCGGGCGCGGGCGCGGGGCTGGCTGCGGCTCGCTCGTTCGACACTTCTGACCCCTCAGGCGCGGTTCCAAAAACATCAATGTTACCGAACCGTAATTTCCTGCGCCAATCGCCGGGAGGTCCGGTACGGGCGCCGCGGCGCGGCAGGACCTAGTCTGTAACGAGTCGAAGGAGGCCGCGGGTGATTGTGCAGTTACGGATATGTGTGCCGGAGCGTCTTTCCGGTGCCGTGGTGGACTGCTGTTCGGAGGGGCTCGGTGTGGCGGAGGTGGCGCTGCACCCGGGCGCTTCGGTGCTGCCGCCGGGAGACGTCATCCTGGTCTTTATCGCGCGCGAATCCGTCGAGGCGCTGATCGAGCGGCTGCACGCCCTGAACGTCAAAGAGGTCGGCTCAATCTCGGTGACGACTCCCGAGTTGTTGCTCTCCGACCGCGCGGACGAGGCGGTGGCGGCGGCCCCCGGCGAGGGCGCGGACGCCATGATCTGGGATGAGGTGTCCCGGCAGACCGGAGAGGACTCCAGGCTGACATGGAGCTATCTGGCATTCCTCGTCCTGGCCACCCAGCTTGCCGCGATCGGGATCGTCACCGACTCGACCATCGCCATCGTGGGCGCCATGGCCGTAGGTCCCGAGTTCGGGCCGCTCGCCGCGCTGGCCGTGGCGCTGGTGCGTCGCCAGTGGCGGCTCGGACGCGGGGCGGCGCTGGCGCTCGGGGTCGGATTCCCGGTTGCCATGCTGGCTGCGGCCCTTACGGCCTGGCTCTCCGTCCCGCTGGGGCTCTTTCCCGCCGACGCGCTGGACCGCGGCTCGGCGGTGGAGTTCATCTACCACCCGGGGCCGTATTCCCTGATTGTGGCCCTGCTGGCCGGAACTGCCGGCATGTTGTCCGTGATCGGCCGGCGGTCGGCGGCCCTGATCGGCGTCTTCATTTCCGTCACCACGGTACCGGCAGCCGGATATGTCGCGGTGGCGCTGGTGCTGGGTGAGTACCAGAAGGCTGCGGGGTCCGCCCTGCAGCTTCTGCTGAACCTGGTCGGGATCGTCGTGTCGGCCGTGGCGGTGCTGCTGTTCTACCGGGTAATCACCAAGCGCCTGCCACGCGACGCCGCACAGCGGCTGCGGCGGAAGTCGCAACCGCCCCGGCGCTGACCGGCGGGGCCAACGGGCGGGGTCAACGGGCCAACGGGCCAACGGGCCAACGGGCCAACGGGCCAACGGGCCAACGGAAAGGACCGGACCAGCTGACGCTGGTCCGGTCCTTTTTCTTGCACGGTGCCCTAAGGACAGGTCTTAGTGCTGGTGTCCGGCGTGTTCGTCTTCGTCGGCCGGCTTCTCCACCACGAGGGTTTCGGTGGTGAGAACCAGCGCGGCGATGGAGGCCGCGTTACGGAGGGCCGCACGCGTCACCTTGACGGGGTCGATCACGCCTGCGGCGATCAGGTCCTCGTACTCGCCGGTCTTGGCGTTGAAGCCCTGGTTGACCGCGGCTTCGGCGACCTTGGCAACAACGACGTAGCCGTCGAAGCCGGCGTTCTGCGCGATCCAGCGCAGCGGCTGGGTCAGTGCGCGGCGGACGATGCCTACGGCGCCTGCCGCGTCGCCGTCGAGCGCCTGGACGGCCGGATCCTCGTCGAGCGCCTTGAGGGCGTGGATGAGGGCGGAACCGCCGCCGGCCACGATGCCTTCTTCGAGGGCAGCGCGGGTGGAGGACACGGCGTCCTCGATGCGGTGCTTCTTTTCCTTCAGCTCGACCTCAGTGGCAGCGCCGACCTTGATCACGCCGATGCCGCCGGCCAGCTTGGCCAGGCGTTCCTGCAGCTTTTCCTTGTCCCAGTCGGAGTCGGTGCGGGTCAGCTCGGCGCGCAGCTGGGCGACCCGGGCCGCGACGTCCTCGGCGGAGCCGGCGCCGTCGACGATGGTGGTGTTGTCCTTCGTCACGGTGATGCGGCGGGCGGTGCCGAGCACCTCAAGGCCCACGGTGTCCAGGCTGAGGCCCAGTTCCGGGGAGACGACCTGCGCGCCGGTGAGGGTCGCGATGTCCTGCAGCATGGCCTTGCGGCGGTCACCGAAGCCCGGCGCCTTGACGGCGACGACGTTCAGGGTGCCGCGGATGCGGTTGACGATCAGCGTGGAGAGTGCCTCGCCGTCGACGTCCTCGGCGATGATGAAGAGCGGCTTGGAGCTCTGCAGCGCCTTCTCCAGCAGCGGCAGGAATTCCTGGACCGAGGAGATCTTGCCCTGGTTGATCAGGATGAGGGCGTCCTCGAGGACTGCTTCCTGGCGTTCCGCGTCGGTGACGAAGTACGGCGACAGGTAGCCCTTGTCGAACTGCATGCCCTCGGTGAGGACCAGCTCGGTCTGCGTGGTGGAGGATTCCTCGATGGTGATCACACCATCCTTGCCGACCTTGCCGAACGCCTCGGCCAGGAGCTCGCCGACCTCGTCGCTCTGCGCCGAGATGGCGGCCACGTTGGCCACCTGGGTGCCCTCGACCGGGCGGGCGTTCTCGAGCAGGCGGGCGGCGACGGCCTCAACCGAGACCTCGATGCCGCGCTTGATCTGTCCCGGGGCGGCGCCGGCCGCAACGTTGCGCAGGCCTTCCTTGACCAGGGCCTGGGCGAGCACGGTGGCGGTGGTGGTGCCGTCGCCGGCGACGTCGTTGGTCTTGGTGGCGACCTCCTTGGCAAGCTGCGCGCCAAGGTTTTCGTACGGGTCGTCCAGTTCGACTTCACGGGCGATGGTGACGCCGTCGTTGGTGATCGTGGGGGCGCCCCACTTCTTGTCCAGCACGACGTTGCGGCCGCGCGGGCCGAGCGTCACCTTGACCGTGTTGGCGAGCTTATCGATGCCGGCTTCAAGCGACCGGCGGGCAGCGTCGTTAAACGCAAGCTGCTTTGCCATGGTTTTGTCCTTTCAAGACAGAACCCCGCGCAGCCGTTCCGTTCAAAGCGAAGGAGCGGCGGCGCGGGGGTCCAAGAGAGTTACTTTACGACGATCGCCAGAACGTCGCGGGCGGACAGCACGAGGTACTCGACGCCGCCGGTCTTAACTTCGGTTCCGCCGTACTTGGAGTAGATGACAACGTCGCCGACGGCGACGTCGACGGGAACGCGGTTGCCGTTGTCGTCAAAGCGGCCGGGGCCTACTGCAACAACTTCGCCTTCCTGCGGCTTCTCCTGTGCGGAGTCCGGGATAACCAGGCCGGAAGCCGTGGTCTGCTCGGCTTCGAGCGGGCGGACAACAATACGATCCTCAAGAGGCTTAATAGAGACCGACACTCGGACCTCTCCTTTTCGTCAGCAAATTCGTGGACTTTAAAGCTGTGGTGCCATGGCGTACAGACCGTCGTCGCGGTGCCGGCAGCAGCCAGGCCGGTAAAGCTTCAGGTGTTAGCACCCGCCTAGGGAGAGTGCTAATGACGACTCTATGTAAGTAGTTAGCACTCGGTCAAGGCGAGTGCCAGAAATTCGTCCCGGGTGAACATCGGGGGCATGCCCATCTGGCGGCTTGTCAGACGGACATGCCCATCCCGCGGCTTGGCGGACGGACATGCCCATCGGGCGGCTTGGCGGACGGACATGCCGCCCAGGGCGCGGAGCTCGTGTCCATTGTTGGTGCTGAGCGCTGGGCATGCTCATTGCTGGTCCGGTGCAATGGACATTCCGTGCGGGAGCGATGGGCATGCCCATTGTTGGCCGCCCCCGATGGACATATACGCAATATGTCCAGTGTCGGCGGCGAAGGACGGGCATGTCCGGAGTGGGTGGCCCCCATCGGCGCCGTGCCAGGCCCGGGCCACACCAATCCCCGAAGTTGCAGCAGGCCCAGCCGCCCAACGATCCAGCAGGCCAAGCAGGCCAAGCAGGCCCGGGCCAGACAAATTCCCGAGATTGCAACCGGGCCCAGCCGCCCAACGATCCAGCGGGCAAAGCGGGCAAAGCGGGCCCAGCCGCGCAACGATCCAGCGGGCCCAGCCGCCCACGCAGGCCCAGCCGCCCAAGCGGGCAAAGCGGGCCACGCAGGCCCACCCGCCCAAGCGGGCCAACCCAAGAGCGGGTTACTGCCCCGCGAGGTCCTCGTAGTCCCAGTCCTGGCCGTCGTCGTCCTCGTCGACCTGCGCGGAGGTGTTCCGTTCGCGGTAGAGCACAACGCCGCCGGCGAGGGCAGCCAGTGCGCCGAGGACCAGGAAGATGATGCTTCCCACCCGGGCGGCGGCATAGGTGTCGCGGATGGCCCGCGCCTCGTCGGTGGCGTCGGTGACGTCCTTGCCGCCAACGGAATACACGGTGGCGTTGAAGGAGTCGAGGGCGAAGATGATCACCAGCAGTGCCACGCAGACGACGGCCACCACACTGCCCGCAATCAGCGCGGGCCGGGCGAAGCGGACCAGCCCCCGCCGGCCCGGATTCTCCCCGTCTCCCTGCTCCCGGGTGCCTGCCGCGCCGAAGTCCTCTGTGTCCTTGTCGTTCATGCCGTCCAGCCTATCGGTCGCGCCGGGCCTTCCGCGCCTGAACTACGCTTGATTGCATGGCTGAGACTACGCAGGACCAGATCGCCCCGCTTCTCAATCCGGAGGGCTGGGAGCTGCTGGCCTCGCTGGGCCCGTACCGCGAGGAGGAGGCCTTCCGCCTCAACGCCTCGCTCCGGAAGGCCGGCCATTCCCCCGAGCTGGTCTCGGCGGCGCTCACTCAGTCCCGCCTGCGGACCAAGGCGGAGGCCAAGTTTGGCGAATTCGCCCGGCAGATGATCTTCACCCGGGCCGGGCTGGAGCAGGCCACCCGGCTCAACGTCGCGGCACGGCATGCGCAGCGGTTCGCGGAGGCCGGGATTGCGCACGTGGCGGACCTGGGCTGCGGACTGGGTGCGGACGCCATGGCGCTGGCCTCGCTGGACATCCGGGTCACCGCTGTGGAACTCGACGAAACCACGGCCGCCTGCGCCACCATGAACCTGATCCCGTTCCGGAACGCCACCGTGGTCCACGCCGACGCCGTCGCCGTCCCGCTCGACGGGATCGACGGCGTCTGGCTCGACCCGGCCCGCCGCACCACGTCCAGCTCCGGAACGAAACGGCTCTGGGACCCGGAAGATTTCTCCCCGCCACTGTCCTTTGTGGAGTCCCTGGCCGCGACCGGCCGGGCCGTCGGCGTCAAGATGGGCCCGGGCATGCCGCATGCGTCGGTGCCGG
The nucleotide sequence above comes from Arthrobacter sp. KBS0702. Encoded proteins:
- a CDS encoding DUF389 domain-containing protein, encoding MPERLSGAVVDCCSEGLGVAEVALHPGASVLPPGDVILVFIARESVEALIERLHALNVKEVGSISVTTPELLLSDRADEAVAAAPGEGADAMIWDEVSRQTGEDSRLTWSYLAFLVLATQLAAIGIVTDSTIAIVGAMAVGPEFGPLAALAVALVRRQWRLGRGAALALGVGFPVAMLAAALTAWLSVPLGLFPADALDRGSAVEFIYHPGPYSLIVALLAGTAGMLSVIGRRSAALIGVFISVTTVPAAGYVAVALVLGEYQKAAGSALQLLLNLVGIVVSAVAVLLFYRVITKRLPRDAAQRLRRKSQPPRR
- the groL gene encoding chaperonin GroEL (60 kDa chaperone family; promotes refolding of misfolded polypeptides especially under stressful conditions; forms two stacked rings of heptamers to form a barrel-shaped 14mer; ends can be capped by GroES; misfolded proteins enter the barrel where they are refolded when GroES binds); amino-acid sequence: MAKQLAFNDAARRSLEAGIDKLANTVKVTLGPRGRNVVLDKKWGAPTITNDGVTIAREVELDDPYENLGAQLAKEVATKTNDVAGDGTTTATVLAQALVKEGLRNVAAGAAPGQIKRGIEVSVEAVAARLLENARPVEGTQVANVAAISAQSDEVGELLAEAFGKVGKDGVITIEESSTTQTELVLTEGMQFDKGYLSPYFVTDAERQEAVLEDALILINQGKISSVQEFLPLLEKALQSSKPLFIIAEDVDGEALSTLIVNRIRGTLNVVAVKAPGFGDRRKAMLQDIATLTGAQVVSPELGLSLDTVGLEVLGTARRITVTKDNTTIVDGAGSAEDVAARVAQLRAELTRTDSDWDKEKLQERLAKLAGGIGVIKVGAATEVELKEKKHRIEDAVSSTRAALEEGIVAGGGSALIHALKALDEDPAVQALDGDAAGAVGIVRRALTQPLRWIAQNAGFDGYVVVAKVAEAAVNQGFNAKTGEYEDLIAAGVIDPVKVTRAALRNAASIAALVLTTETLVVEKPADEDEHAGHQH
- the groES gene encoding co-chaperone GroES; translation: MSVSIKPLEDRIVVRPLEAEQTTASGLVIPDSAQEKPQEGEVVAVGPGRFDDNGNRVPVDVAVGDVVIYSKYGGTEVKTGGVEYLVLSARDVLAIVVK
- a CDS encoding class I SAM-dependent methyltransferase; translation: MAETTQDQIAPLLNPEGWELLASLGPYREEEAFRLNASLRKAGHSPELVSAALTQSRLRTKAEAKFGEFARQMIFTRAGLEQATRLNVAARHAQRFAEAGIAHVADLGCGLGADAMALASLDIRVTAVELDETTAACATMNLIPFRNATVVHADAVAVPLDGIDGVWLDPARRTTSSSGTKRLWDPEDFSPPLSFVESLAATGRAVGVKMGPGMPHASVPADCEAQWISVGGDVTEVALWFNAVRRPGIRRAALVLGPKGAAELTSAEEFDAGPVAPVGAVEGYLYEPDGAVIRAGLVADVALQIGGHLLDEHIAYICAPELTDTPFARAYKVLEVMPFNVKALKSWVRDNGIGVLDIKKRGTSVTPEELRKQLLPGGRSPRNAANKTATLVLTRIGEERVAVSVEPV